CGGTATCAATCGAGATAATTTTTGTTTTTTTAGTTTTTGCCATGACTGCTTTGCCCCTTTTTTTATCTTTAAGTTGTTATTTATTACCAAAAATCACTTTAGGAATTCGGCTTTTTATTTGCTCTTCCCGTGATACATATTCACCAAGTTCCGCATCTTTCGGATAAACATCCTTAATGTTGTAATAACTACCATCTTTCACTACAAGAATTTGACATTCAAACTCTAATAGTTCGTCAAATCCTACCTCATAGCATGTTGCTTCATCTTCTAAATCTTTATGAAATGCAAGCTTGATTAACTTCTCTAGGGGTAGTTCTTCATCAGGATTGCTCAAAGGTTTTGTCAAAAGGTTTGACTTGAATACTACTTTCTTATCCAAGTCGAGAAAATACGTTGTTATATACCCTTTGTCTCTATTACTAGTATCGATGCAACACACATGGACTGGAATGTATCCCTCCCTGTTCAGGTATCCACCAAAAGGAGCTTTAAAATAATACATAACATCTTTACCATTAATCGTTTTAATATCACCCAACACGACACATCTTCCTTTCTAATACTAATCTTTTAATCCCAGAATACTGGAATCTATCATCCTCAGTATTCTGGATTTTTTATCATAACATTAGGAATATTACGAATATTGAACACCTATAAATACCACATTGCCACTATCACTTTCTTGGACAGATATTACTGGGAAAGTAATGGATGTGCGGTCTGAATAGTCTAAATCGAAACGATGCACTATCTCATTAACTAGGGCAGTGTTATAAATGACACCACTGTTTTTATTTTTGCTAAGGGAATAATTTGTGTGTGCTTCCCCCAAATAGTTGGCAATCGCAATATAATCATCCGTATAAGCTATCTGAACGGAATCTTGGTGTGATAATTCATTTAGGATTGCCGAACTCAAGGTCAAACGTTTCCCATTATTAGAATAGACAATGGACAGCCCACCAGCTCCAGTTGTTCGAGTTGTGTCCGTACACGTAGATGCAACGAACTCATCCAAATTTGGTACCACCATTTTACTCATTATAATGCACCTCCAGATAAGACTTTTTCGGAAAATCTCATCGTCATACGAATTTTAGCCAACTCTTCCAGTCTGCATATGTCGTGTAAATCGTACGAGATTTCGCCATCTACTACTTGTGAGGTAACAAGTAATCCAAATCTTTTTATCAAAACGTCTTCTGGAACCATTTTTTCAAGCGGCTGTACCCCTATGACTGATAAGAACTTTAGATAGTTCTCATCCATTCCCTTTTCTAAAGCAAACGGAAAGGTAAGGAAGTCCCCATTTTCAAGGGAAAATTCAATTAAATGGAAGTTTTCTTCACTATGAATTGGGGCAATATTCAATGCATATCCTTCTATCCAGAATGGATGAATATTCTTCCCTCTTTTGAATTTACGTTGGGACTCGTTGAGCAAATAATGATATTCACTCATATTTTTCACATTTCTTCGTTTTTCAATTAATCCCATTTCCTCGAGCGTTTTATAACTTAGTCTTCTTTGACTTTTTGGTACTTCCAACATTCGAGTAAGTTCGTACATCTTTTTTGTTTCGTTCTTGTTATGCATCCTGTTCTTCTCCTTTGTTACTAATTTGGTTTGCTTTTATAATTTAATACATTTTTATGCATATATCAACAATTACTTTGCCTTTATATCAACGTTTGTGTTATACTGTATTTACCATATATAAAAATATGCAGAATAATATTTAATAAATCACATGCTTCAGACAGCAACAATTGGTTAACCATTGTATACGAATATTCTGCTGGAAGACTTAGTAACTAAGCCTGTACGAAGGGAAGCATGAATACAAGCTAAAAAAATAAATCTGGGTACATTTTGAATAAATTGAAAAATATAGGTGGTAATAAGATGATTAATAATAATCAGCAGGAATTATCTGTAAAGAAAATGAGGCAAAAAGCCATACTTGAAATAATTCAATCAGGGAAATACGAAAAGCAAGAAGAAATAGTAGATGAACTTGTCAAGCGAGGATTTACAACAGTTCAAGGTACAGTTAGTCGTGATATTAAAGAGCTGAAAATCATTAAGGATGAGGATGATATCTACTGCATTACAACCGAAACTCGGCAAGAAATGCATCGGAATGAGTTACAAAAACTATTAAAGGAAAATTCAACAAACTACTATAAAAATATAAACTTTCATTACATGAAAGTAGAGAAGGGAAAGGCATCTCTTTATGCCTTCCACCTTCAAGAAGCCTTCCCTGATATCATTCTAGACGTAACCATTGGAGTGGACAGCTTAGTCATATTAATTAACAAGGATGCAGAAACGGACGAATTCCGTAATACGATAAGCAATATCTAAACTCGTTTTTTCATCAATTCTTCTACTATCACTTTTACAAGTTCAGCAATCAATGTTGGTAGCATTTAGCATTCCTCCTTCTTAATAAAATGGGAAAAAGATGGATTACAGTTTGTTCACTGCATCCATCTTTTCTTCTCTTGTCGTCTGAATATAGAACCTTGCAGTCATATTGACCGTGGCATGTCCCGCCAACTTACTTACGGTCGTTAAGTCTACGCCCTTTTTGAGCAATCTTGTACAGAATGTGTGGCGAAATAGATGGGGATGCAACCTAAACCCCAACTCCTTCGAAATCTTTGCCAGCCAATCCCTCACCGCATCCCTATGCATTCTTTCTGCACGTTGGCTCACTAAAAGATAGCCGCTATGGTGGAAAACAGACTCGAAACGCTCTTCCTGCATGTACTGACGTACTAATTGTAGGCAATCCTGCCGAAGCCCGATTTCACGTCTCTTTCCGCCTTTTCCGATAACAGCGAGGTGATTGGTCAGAAAATCAATATCTTGGATTTGGATGTTGACCAGTTCGCTCACTCTCACCCCCGTATACAGAAGCAAATACACAATCAGCTTGTTCCTCGTGCTGACTTTGTTGCGATTCTCCACGTAGAAAAGAAGTTTGTCCACCTGTTCCTCCGACAGTGCATCGACTATTCCCTCACTTCCAGCAGCTATTTTGATTCTATCTCGCTTTAAGTGTATAAAAGATTCATTTACCACTCCTTTGGTTCTTAGAAAATCGTTAAAAACCTTTAGGCTATTAACTTTCTTGTTAATGGTTGCAACGGCATAATGCTCCTTTGACAAATGTTCCTTGTATCGTACAAAAGAGAAGCGGGATAATACTTGAATATCCTTTAGCTTCTCCTGCAAATAACATTGGAATCCTTTGACATCATTCACATAGGACTCGATTGTTTTAGCTGCTTTCCCCTCTGTAAAAAGCCAGTTTGCAAATTCATTTAGTTCCAAGCTTGATTCACCTCTAAATATAAAAAAGGCTATTGATGTATGCACTTATACACCAATAGCCTTTTACAATTTCTTCTGATTCATTTTTTGGTTCCATCCTTCCAGCTCACGACAGTTATATAATAATGTCGTGTGTTTCTCCATCCAAAAACCTTTATTCTCCCTTCACGCACATGCATTTTGCCACGATTGGTAGTAGTCCATTTAGTTTTGTCGTAAGAATCCAAAAAGTAATGTCGTGAAATTACGCAAAACGATTCACTCAGTTCTAATAACTATCCAATACTTTTTTTATTTAATGTGTAGCTCATAAGCAATTTGTTCCCCATTCTTTATCCATACTTCGTACAGAATTTCCAAGGTTGATTCATCCACTACTACCCCTGCAAGCCATTCATATCCTTCATCATCATAATAGGAAAGTGTCTCAAGTAGGAGCGGGTTAGGAAGCTTTTCTAAATGCTCCGCTGGTATGAGCAAGTCATCCAGTTCCTCATGAAAGAAATCATAAGATTCATAGCTAACTTCCTCTTTTTTTAATTCGATATGAAATCTCTTTTTCATTGTTCCTACAAACCAATCAAGATACATCATCATTTCTCCCCCTATCAGATATAACCCTTTTCTTTTAGTGATACAAACTTCTCATCACAAACAATAAGATGGTCAAGAACTTCTATGCCAATAATTTTTCCAGCATCAACTAATCGCTTCGTTACTTCACAATCTTCCCTGCTTGGTGTCGGGTCTTGTGAGGGATGATTATGGGCTACTAGAATGGATGATGAGTTGCTTATGGTGGCTGCCTTCATTACCTCTCTTGGATGCACGATACTTGCGTTCACACTCCCAACATGGCAGATATTGATGGCTGTAGGTTGATTTTTCGTATCCAAACAGACTACAACAAAACGTTCCCTATCACTGTCCACTAGGAACTCCCTTACGAGCTTGTATGCATCCTCTGGGGATGTAACTCTTCTACCTTTGTACAAGGTGCTTGACTCCCTGACTAACTTTAGGCTGACAATGTTTACTCGTTTGGCTGGTTGATTTGCCTGCAGTGCTTCCTCAGACAACTCCAGTTGCTTTTGCTTCGTAGATTCATATTTTCCCTCCTCAAATAGAAGTAGCCCTAATTCCATAAGAGGGAATTAGGGCATTAATAATCTTTATCAAATAAATAATATATACTTATTAATCTATTTAATTCGGTTCCTGGTTAATAATCTAACCCACTTATATTGGTAACAATTACACTGTAAGAATCACTTTATTATTATCAGAAAATTTGGTATATTATAAATAAGCAAGATGTAAAATAAGTGGAAATCCTTCATAAAAGGAAATGAAGGATTGGGGGTTGTAGTTAAAGATTTAAAGCACTTGGTAAATTTTACACCAACTTAATGTCCCTTAAAGAAGTAGCTATATACGAATCTATTAGCAATGAAACAACATCTAGTAATCACCAGTTATATGATTTGTCAAATATAAAGCATGAAACATAAAAAACTTAACATTTTCTTAACAAATACCCCTATAAAAATTAATTCAAGCACGAATTTATCATTAAAAGAACATTATAAAACGGTGAAGTTTTGGGGAAAATAATATAAAAAGCCCTGCAGAGATTTCTCTCTACAGAGCCTTATTAGCAATCATTAATGGGAGAAGTATTTGCCTTTCCCAATTTTACACCCCATAATTCATGCATGCACGAAGGGAGCAATGCAATTAACCGAAGCCAATTATGAGGTGTATGAAGGGGGAAAGGTGGATTACTCCACTCATCCCTTCTCCCCCCTAGGAAATGTTCCACAGAGAGATTTCTCTCTGCAGAACTGTCAACTAAATATCAATTACTTATTATTGAACTGTAATTGAAGAGAAGTTTAATGCATTTCCGTCAGCATCAGTTACGTTGATTGCTGAATCAGGTTTTACAACAATTCCTGAAGCTACTTGAGCAGCAGTTAAAGCAGGAACATTAACAGTTAATGTAGTAACTCCAGAAGCTGTAGTTGTAGTTACACCACTTGTTAACTGAACTCCACCAACATATACATCAAAGTCATTAGCAACAGTAGTTGAAACAGCTTTGCTGAAAGTTAATGTAATGCTTGTAGTAGTTGCTAATTTTGCTGCTGTTACTGTTGGTTTAACATTTTCTTTTAATGTAACAGGACCGCTATATGAGTTCATAGCTACACCAGAAGAATTTTTAACTCCATTAATAGTAACATAATGTGAACCATTATATGTGTTAGAGCCGCTAGCAAGTGTTAATTCAACTGTAGCAGTTCCAGAACCATTTGCAGTTAAAATTGCTCCAGTAATTGTAGAACCCTCAATTGAATAGTTTGAAGTATTCAATGCTGATGCTACATCTACATTTTGATTAAAGGTTACATCTACTTTATCGTTAGATGTTGCGCTTTGTAGTACATTAGTTACAGTAGGTGCAACTGTAGAAGAATCAGATGTACGTGTAAAAGTAATAGTTGAAGATGCAACACTATTGCTACCGTAAGCATCTGTTACAAAGCCAGCTGGTAAGTTAATTGTATACGTTCCAGCAGTTAAGCTAGATAATGCAACTTTAACTTGGTTTGTTGTTGTAGCACCATAAGCTAAAAGTGGTGTTACAGTTAAGTTGTCAGCATTAGCAGGGTTTCCAGTTACATATGTTACATTTGGAGTAGTAACAGATGTTGTTGGATTATAGAATGTTCCTGTTGGAGTTCCAAACGCACCAACCGTTACATTTTTGTTATAAGTTAATACTAGATACTCAACACCGTTAATTTTTTGAACTGCAGAAGAAACTACATCCAAATTACTTACAGTAGAACTAAAGTTAACAACTTGAGTAACTGAATCACCAGTAACAAAGTTTAATCCTTCGAAACCTGAAATTGTAACGTTGTTTAAACCAGTTGGTATTGCAGAAGCAGTAGTTACATGATATAAAGTAGAATCGTTTTTATCAACTACTGGAGTACCTGTTAGACTACCAACAGTTACAGTTGTTGGAGCTTGATATAAAGCAGTAGAGAATCTAACATCAAATGAATTGCTTCCAGTTGGTGTAATGCTAGTTACCGTTGGTTTAGCAGTATTGCTATTGTCATATCTCAAAGTTGTTACTAATGGGTTAGGACTTAATAAGTTACCAGCAGCATCTTGAATTCCTGTTACAGTAACGTTAATATTTTGTCCTAAATCAGCAGATGCAAGACCTGTTAAATCAACAATATATTCTGTTGGGTCAGTAGCACTTTGAGTAACTTTTGACGCATTAAGTGTAGTTCCAGAAGCAAATGCATTACCATCTGCACGAGCAAAACTTACATTAATAGCACCTACGCCTCTAACTGGCTCAGAGAAGTGTAGTACAGCGTGACCAATATCGCTATATGTTACACCTGTGAAAGTTGGACGGGTTGTATCATTCACATTAATAAATGTTGAATATGCACCAAATGTAGCAGTACCATCTTGAGTAGAAATCAAGTTTTTAGTAACAGACACTGCATAGTTACCGTTGAAGTATGTGTCAGCATTTACAGTTAAAGTTTTTCCATCAGTGCTTAATGTTGCTTTTAGGTTATCAGCTGTATTACCTAAAGCGAATGGATTATTTGCTGATGAATCTGCAGGAGTAATTGTGAATACACCGTTAGCAAGTGTTCCGTCTCCTGAATCAAGTACTGTATTAGCATTAACTGGTTTGTTGAAAGTTATTTTAAGTTGTTTACCGTTAATCGCACTTACGCTAGTTACAGCTGGAGTTGCACTTGCAACTACTACAGTAACAGTTACGTCTTTAGCAGCATTGCCAGCAGCGTCTTTTGCACTGTAAGTTACAGTGTAAGTTCCTTCAACAGTTGTGTTGATTGAGCTAAGAACGTTACCGTTAGCATCTTTGATTACACTAGTTACAGCAACATTTTTGTCTACGTTATCAGTAGCAGTTACTGTTGGTAATGTGAAAGCTGCACCGTTGTCAACGTTGATTGTAGTTGCGCCAGTGTAGTTAAGAACTGGAGCTGTTTTGTCAGCGTTAGCTGCTACGAAAGCTGCTGCTTGTGCTGCAACTTGTTTTGGATAAGCAAGAGTTCCAGTAACTACTCTTTGAGAAGCAGAGCCAGAAACTTTAACGATTTTTGCAGTAGCATCGCTAAGTTGATTATTTAAAGTTGTTACTAATTGATTTACAGTAGCAGCATCTTTAGCTTGAACAGCTGCGTCTAATTTTGAAGCAGTAGCGTTAGCAACATCAGATGCTTTTTTAGCATTTACATACGCAACAGCGCTATTGTAATTAGGCATTGCTGCAGCTAGTTTGCTATAGTAGTAGCTTGCAGATTTGCCAGCGTATTTTGCAACGATAGCTTTTGCGTCAGCATAATATTTAGATGCAAGATCTAATTGAGCTTGCACAGTAGCAGCAGATACTGCTTGGCCTTTTAATACAGGACCAACGTATGCGTTTTGTGCAGCATACATTTGTGTAGTAGCTTTTGTTACGTATGCAGATACGTTAACAGCAGCTTCAGTTGTGAATGGCGCTACAGCTGCGAATGAAGATGCAGTTAACACAGATGCTGTAGCAATTTTGATTGCTTTTTTCTTGTTCATTTCTTCGGTTTCTCCCTTCAATTAGAAAACTTGTTCAATTAGAAAAGTGGATAGCATATGTATACCGACAATTCTGAATTAAACATATAGGATTTAGTCCACTTAATACTAATATAATAGTACTAATAGGATTAAATTAACTATCTTTGTTGATTTTGGGTTGACTACCATTGCCAACCTCAATGACTATGATAATACAAATTCCTAGTAAAATCCAGCTATTTTTACATAGTTAGCCAAGATTATGCGTTGGTAATTTTATCCGTACTGCACATATATTGAATCATAAAATGGGATTTATTTCAACTATTTTACTTTTAGGGTTACAAAACTATGATATTATCACTATTCCATTTTGTTTAGCACTGCTTTTCTAGTATAATGGCAACTTGACTCCCACTATTATCTATTATTACTATGCGCAGTTAATCTTTGCATCTTTCGACACACATTTTCGACAATGATTCTAATCTTGATCTCTTTTTCAATTTAAGTTTGCTTTCACCAATATTATTCTTCACACTGTAGGCTCAGTGTGGTGCGTTAAAGCACTTACATTTGTCTAGACTAAATGAATATGATAATCTAATTTTGTGAAGAATATAAATAATTATTTGAACTGTTATTTCCTGGAGGAAAATGGATACATGAATAATGCAGAAAATTCAAGTGAAGTACTTACTCAATTAAGCGCTCATCCTCCTAAAATTATCGGAGGCTATAAAAAGCCTGGATGGGCTGTTAAAACATTAGAGAAGATCAGCAATGAATCGGTCGAAGTAGAGGAAGATGGCACCGTTACAGCCAAGGCTGTTTTGCTGGCAGCCGATCAAACATACTATCCTGCTTTTTTATCACTCGATAAAGACAGTGGCAGGAAGATTATCGGTGCTTATTTAATTGCTGAACAAGATGAGGAATACATACTAATCCCGTTTGAAATTGCCAAAGACTTTTTACAGAAAGAAGAATCAGAACTGACACCTTTTAGGTATCGTACCTTAGAGAAAATTGAAGGCGATCTTTTCCAGAAGAATTGGCCTGATTTTTCTTAGTCAGAGGATCTCTTTCCAGCTAGACTCAAAAAAGCCGTAGATCAAAATGATCAACGGCTTTTTACTTACTGCTTTTAATTTTGGGCTACAGCTACTCGCCATGTACTAAAATCCGGGTCCTGCTTCGCAATAAGACTAGCAGGGAAGACAAACGCCCACGGCTTTGCACTCTGTGGCTTTATGAGCAGCGGCGGCAGTTCAAACGTCCCTTTGCAGACGATATCCCCAGCAGCATCTTCCACAACTAAAGGTAATTGCTTTAATTGCAGCTCTTGGGATGTACCATTGCGAATTAATAGAACAGCCTCAAGTGATTGATTATCTAAAAACTTCACTTCCACACCCGCAATATTAACTTCATTAGCCCCTAATTTAGGCAGTCTGGCTAACATACTTTCCATTTGCAGTCTTTTCTCTCCTGACAACCTTTCTTCCCAGCCTAGCTCAAGGTCAAGGGTTTCGTTGTTGGATGCTGTATTTAACTCAAACATAATTTTCCACTGGTTGGAGACCGGTGCATCGGTTACTCGGTCCTCTGCAAAGAATAAAAATCTCCAAGGGGTCGTCGTAAACGCTGGCAGTTCACCAAGGTGCTCCAATGAAAATCTTTTTCTTGCCGCCAGGTTCCCCTCCTCATCCATTAACAAAAGATCTACAGCATGGATCGTTATTGGGCGTGAAACAGCATTCTGGATCAATGCTTCAACAGCAATTTCTCCATTAACTTCATAGAAACCAATTCCGGCAATCGATAATTGACCCTCTTTTATTTTCGCAAGTTTCCGATGATGGTATTGATAAATATACCGTTCCTTCAGTGCCATTTCCCAGTGTTCTGAAAAATGGATTTTCGTCTCCAACAAACCATCTGTCGGAGATACAGCTTCCTCTTGCTTAACTGTCTCTTCGACGGATTGGTCTTCTACTTGCTTTCTGCGGAAAAGTGCCAAACTATTCACCCCCCTGTTCAAGATCTTCATCCATTACGAATTGAGTCTTGATGATTTCCATCAGTCTTAACGTTACTCCTGAATGGATCGTATATAATAAATACTTAAATTCCTCTAGTCCTTCGAACTCAAAGTGGCGGTAAGGATCCTCCTGACCATAGCCCCTTAGACCGATGCCATCCTTCAAATGGGTCATTCTGTCTAGATGCTTGATCCAATTGGTGTCAACTTGGTAAAGCATAACACCCTTTAATTGCTGCGCCAACCACTCTTCATCTTCTATAGAGAGAATCATGTTCTTTAATTGTTCATACTCCGTATGCACTCGTTGTTCTACTTCTTCTTTTTCAAAATCCTCCAGATCACTTACATCCCATTCTAGTGCTGGGAAAACGGGTGCAAGACCTTCCATCAACACCACTGGATCTGTTTGTTCCATATAATTGTCAATGACTTGACGCACATAGGCATCCATATAATTCAGAGCCTCTTGAATGATATCCTTCGAACTCAACTCTAAGAGTTTGTCTCTCATCGAGTACATGACTTTACTTTGCCTGTCCACAACGCTTTCTAATTTCAATAGATGTGTCCTTGCAGAGTGATGCATGTTTTCGACTGTTTCCTGAACTTTTTTCGTAAAG
Above is a genomic segment from Neobacillus endophyticus containing:
- a CDS encoding beta strand repeat-containing protein, which gives rise to MNKKKAIKIATASVLTASSFAAVAPFTTEAAVNVSAYVTKATTQMYAAQNAYVGPVLKGQAVSAATVQAQLDLASKYYADAKAIVAKYAGKSASYYYSKLAAAMPNYNSAVAYVNAKKASDVANATASKLDAAVQAKDAATVNQLVTTLNNQLSDATAKIVKVSGSASQRVVTGTLAYPKQVAAQAAAFVAANADKTAPVLNYTGATTINVDNGAAFTLPTVTATDNVDKNVAVTSVIKDANGNVLSSINTTVEGTYTVTYSAKDAAGNAAKDVTVTVVVASATPAVTSVSAINGKQLKITFNKPVNANTVLDSGDGTLANGVFTITPADSSANNPFALGNTADNLKATLSTDGKTLTVNADTYFNGNYAVSVTKNLISTQDGTATFGAYSTFINVNDTTRPTFTGVTYSDIGHAVLHFSEPVRGVGAINVSFARADGNAFASGTTLNASKVTQSATDPTEYIVDLTGLASADLGQNINVTVTGIQDAAGNLLSPNPLVTTLRYDNSNTAKPTVTSITPTGSNSFDVRFSTALYQAPTTVTVGSLTGTPVVDKNDSTLYHVTTASAIPTGLNNVTISGFEGLNFVTGDSVTQVVNFSSTVSNLDVVSSAVQKINGVEYLVLTYNKNVTVGAFGTPTGTFYNPTTSVTTPNVTYVTGNPANADNLTVTPLLAYGATTTNQVKVALSSLTAGTYTINLPAGFVTDAYGSNSVASSTITFTRTSDSSTVAPTVTNVLQSATSNDKVDVTFNQNVDVASALNTSNYSIEGSTITGAILTANGSGTATVELTLASGSNTYNGSHYVTINGVKNSSGVAMNSYSGPVTLKENVKPTVTAAKLATTTSITLTFSKAVSTTVANDFDVYVGGVQLTSGVTTTTASGVTTLTVNVPALTAAQVASGIVVKPDSAINVTDADGNALNFSSITVQ
- a CDS encoding tyrosine-type recombinase/integrase, whose product is MELNEFANWLFTEGKAAKTIESYVNDVKGFQCYLQEKLKDIQVLSRFSFVRYKEHLSKEHYAVATINKKVNSLKVFNDFLRTKGVVNESFIHLKRDRIKIAAGSEGIVDALSEEQVDKLLFYVENRNKVSTRNKLIVYLLLYTGVRVSELVNIQIQDIDFLTNHLAVIGKGGKRREIGLRQDCLQLVRQYMQEERFESVFHHSGYLLVSQRAERMHRDAVRDWLAKISKELGFRLHPHLFRHTFCTRLLKKGVDLTTVSKLAGHATVNMTARFYIQTTREEKMDAVNKL
- a CDS encoding accessory Sec system S-layer assembly protein produces the protein MALFRRKQVEDQSVEETVKQEEAVSPTDGLLETKIHFSEHWEMALKERYIYQYHHRKLAKIKEGQLSIAGIGFYEVNGEIAVEALIQNAVSRPITIHAVDLLLMDEEGNLAARKRFSLEHLGELPAFTTTPWRFLFFAEDRVTDAPVSNQWKIMFELNTASNNETLDLELGWEERLSGEKRLQMESMLARLPKLGANEVNIAGVEVKFLDNQSLEAVLLIRNGTSQELQLKQLPLVVEDAAGDIVCKGTFELPPLLIKPQSAKPWAFVFPASLIAKQDPDFSTWRVAVAQN
- a CDS encoding JAB domain-containing protein, giving the protein MELGLLLFEEGKYESTKQKQLELSEEALQANQPAKRVNIVSLKLVRESSTLYKGRRVTSPEDAYKLVREFLVDSDRERFVVVCLDTKNQPTAINICHVGSVNASIVHPREVMKAATISNSSSILVAHNHPSQDPTPSREDCEVTKRLVDAGKIIGIEVLDHLIVCDEKFVSLKEKGYI